In one window of Mesorhizobium sp. B2-1-1 DNA:
- a CDS encoding helix-turn-helix transcriptional regulator, with product MSRKTVFSSAQLPPHLGERERFSLWQDIHVAEIWSVEYGISENLPFEASIEATAVGSLVLGQMSGTIKQATRKASNIAEDDNDGYLLLINKADTLLSGVQVGREYAVGRGEAVLVTASEALKMTGADSNIWTNVVVPRAVLMRAFPQIDDRLGLKIGADNEALDLLKRYCELLESGSPLASADLITHATDTIVDLIGLVTGAKGRAAELVGLRGLRAARLEAILATIAEDFADPGISAQGVAQQLGLSARYVHDLLQETGVSFSERVLELRLQSAHRMLSQRHSDMRVSDIAMTSGFSDVSYFNRCFRRRFGYTPTSAR from the coding sequence TTGTCGCGAAAGACGGTGTTTTCATCGGCTCAGTTGCCGCCGCATCTTGGCGAACGCGAGCGATTTTCCCTGTGGCAGGACATCCACGTCGCGGAAATCTGGTCGGTGGAATACGGCATATCGGAAAACCTGCCCTTCGAGGCCTCGATCGAAGCCACGGCTGTCGGTTCACTGGTTCTCGGTCAGATGTCCGGAACGATCAAGCAGGCGACAAGGAAGGCGAGCAACATCGCCGAGGACGACAATGACGGCTATTTGCTGTTGATCAACAAGGCCGACACCCTCTTGTCGGGCGTGCAGGTCGGCCGCGAATATGCCGTCGGTCGGGGAGAAGCGGTCCTCGTCACGGCCTCGGAGGCGCTGAAAATGACCGGTGCCGACAGCAATATCTGGACCAATGTGGTGGTCCCACGCGCGGTCCTCATGCGCGCCTTCCCGCAGATCGACGACCGGCTGGGGTTGAAGATCGGCGCCGACAACGAAGCCCTCGATCTTCTCAAGCGCTATTGCGAGCTTCTTGAAAGCGGCAGCCCGCTCGCCTCGGCCGATCTCATAACCCATGCGACGGACACGATCGTGGACCTGATCGGCCTGGTGACCGGGGCGAAAGGCCGGGCTGCCGAATTGGTCGGCCTTCGCGGCCTGCGCGCCGCCAGGCTGGAGGCGATCCTGGCAACGATTGCCGAGGATTTCGCCGATCCTGGCATCTCCGCCCAAGGTGTCGCGCAACAGCTCGGCCTGTCGGCGCGCTACGTCCATGATCTCCTTCAGGAAACCGGAGTGAGCTTCTCCGAGCGCGTTCTCGAACTGCGGTTGCAGAGCGCCCATAGGATGCTCTCTCAGAGACACAGCGACATGCGGGTCAGCGATATCGCGATGACGAGCGGGTTCAGCGATGTATCGTATTTCAATCGCTGCTTTCGTCGCCGTTTCGGCTATACGCCGACCAGCGCCAGATAG
- a CDS encoding helix-turn-helix transcriptional regulator, whose translation MERLSSEVLGSIIGDIYDCVLNPEGWAGVMTRITTAMDAAYTTIALASTADNHGRFAAQSPWDPVQMRVLQDYDFDAIPGLKTAVIGDVDTPVATLSLMSEAELGQTAFFQNWAEPQGLREACITKFVHTSDRIGLMGCTTWADRGIISAEDQHFLALLSPHLRRASLIGDLLDQARVTASLYRQALDNLAVPVVLAGANGAILHANGAAERMLSAQGPILSRNGLLQAQNPAVARALLEAIASAANADASLGARGIGLPVSAPGRPPAVAYVLPLTEGTARAAFRPACAAVFISTTTSASPLPEAVLTTLFDLTPAEARVLLRIGSGLSASKSALSLGIGENTLKTHLNRIFAKTGTRRQADLVKLVSDIGTPLAAH comes from the coding sequence GTGGAGAGGCTGAGCAGCGAAGTCCTTGGTTCCATTATCGGCGATATCTACGATTGCGTTTTGAACCCGGAAGGCTGGGCCGGGGTCATGACCCGGATCACGACGGCCATGGACGCGGCCTATACAACCATCGCGCTCGCCAGCACCGCCGACAATCATGGCCGCTTCGCCGCTCAATCGCCCTGGGATCCCGTGCAAATGCGCGTGCTCCAGGACTATGACTTTGATGCAATTCCCGGTCTGAAGACGGCGGTCATCGGCGACGTCGACACGCCCGTCGCGACGCTGTCGCTGATGAGCGAAGCCGAACTCGGGCAGACGGCATTTTTTCAGAATTGGGCCGAACCGCAGGGATTGCGCGAAGCCTGCATCACCAAATTCGTCCACACATCGGACCGGATCGGGCTCATGGGTTGCACCACATGGGCCGACAGGGGGATCATATCAGCCGAGGACCAACATTTCCTGGCGTTGCTCTCGCCGCATCTGCGCCGTGCTTCCCTGATCGGAGACCTGCTCGACCAGGCTCGCGTTACCGCCAGCCTTTACCGCCAGGCGCTCGACAATCTCGCAGTGCCTGTCGTGCTTGCCGGCGCCAACGGGGCCATCCTCCATGCCAATGGCGCTGCCGAACGGATGTTGTCGGCGCAAGGTCCGATTCTTTCCAGGAACGGCCTGCTCCAGGCGCAGAATCCGGCGGTCGCCCGCGCCCTGCTGGAAGCGATCGCCAGCGCCGCGAACGCAGATGCTTCGCTTGGCGCCCGGGGCATAGGACTGCCGGTCTCGGCCCCAGGCCGGCCGCCCGCTGTCGCCTATGTGCTGCCGCTGACCGAAGGAACCGCGCGCGCGGCTTTCCGGCCGGCATGCGCGGCTGTCTTCATATCGACCACAACGTCGGCTTCTCCTCTCCCGGAGGCCGTCCTGACCACGCTGTTCGACCTTACGCCCGCGGAGGCGCGGGTCCTGCTGCGGATCGGCAGCGGATTGTCGGCGTCGAAGAGCGCTTTGTCGCTCGGCATCGGCGAAAACACCTTGAAGACACACCTCAATCGTATCTTCGCCAAAACCGGGACGAGACGCCAAGCCGATCTCGTCAAGCTCGTCTCGGACATAGGCACGCCCCTGGCAGCGCATTGA
- a CDS encoding xanthine dehydrogenase family protein molybdopterin-binding subunit, producing the protein MTVHIARHGDASDGVLAQAVGGRLSRVDGPAKITGAAKYAVEQQLEDLAYGVLVDSTIASGKVRAIDTAQAEAAPGVLQVLTPDTIMALKTASDWFGTPPPDKPYCPLARDISFSGQHIAAVVAETFEQAVAAAALVKVDYDETPAIVDLNDAKAGDGIPIEAMTKEWGDAQAAFASAPVRICAAYNTPREYQAPMEPHGLIARWEGDRLTVWEPSQWLDGMARTYAEWFDVPFENVRLVSPYIGGGFGSKALALGHGAVAASAAKMLGRPVRLVMTRPQTFTGYGGRAATRQTVALGADAEGKIQSIVHRGVNETSIDGMWVEPLASVTSIMYATPNFSSRQNVVRVNSVVPGAMRAPGENPSAFGIESAIDELAYEVGIDPLEIRLRNYAEQDPEVKKAWSTRQLREAFATGAERFGWARRSPEPRSMRDGNHLIGWGVAAGTYPVRRAYGEAIVRILADGSVEVESSSIDMGQGTYTILAQTAAETVGVPADDVVVKLGDSRFPRAGVAGGSRLAGVMTGAVYKAATSALDQLVGLAISDPRSPFHALQANTLVVANGRITAPRGDGPDVSIAELLKSVGRDRIEATGDTMPANSSAEDRYRNYTTIAMALPHTEGDYSRHSWCAHFIEVRVDEDFGTVRVSRVVSALDSGRLYNPKLAESQWKGGIIMGIGQALLEEGIIDRRHGRIVNNNLADYLVPTNADIPDIEVISVGIPDPHSSVLGGKGVGELPIVGVAPAIANAVFHATGKRVRDLPITLEKLI; encoded by the coding sequence ATGACCGTTCACATCGCAAGACATGGCGACGCCTCCGACGGCGTGCTGGCACAAGCCGTCGGAGGCCGGCTGTCGCGCGTCGACGGCCCGGCCAAGATCACCGGCGCAGCCAAATACGCCGTCGAACAGCAGCTCGAAGACCTGGCCTATGGCGTGCTGGTCGACAGCACGATCGCTTCCGGCAAGGTGCGCGCCATCGATACGGCGCAGGCTGAGGCGGCGCCCGGCGTGCTGCAAGTGCTGACGCCGGACACCATCATGGCCCTGAAAACCGCGTCGGACTGGTTCGGCACGCCCCCGCCCGACAAGCCTTATTGCCCGCTGGCGCGCGACATCAGCTTTTCGGGCCAGCATATCGCCGCCGTGGTCGCGGAAACCTTCGAGCAGGCGGTTGCGGCAGCGGCCCTGGTCAAGGTCGACTATGACGAGACGCCGGCCATCGTCGACCTCAACGATGCCAAAGCCGGCGACGGCATTCCGATCGAGGCCATGACCAAGGAATGGGGCGACGCGCAGGCTGCCTTTGCGTCCGCCCCGGTCCGGATCTGCGCCGCCTACAACACGCCGCGCGAATACCAGGCGCCGATGGAGCCGCACGGCCTGATCGCCCGCTGGGAGGGCGACCGGCTCACCGTGTGGGAGCCGAGCCAATGGCTCGATGGGATGGCGCGCACCTATGCCGAGTGGTTCGATGTGCCGTTCGAGAATGTGCGGCTGGTCTCGCCCTATATCGGCGGCGGCTTCGGCTCCAAGGCGCTGGCGCTCGGCCACGGCGCGGTTGCCGCGAGTGCAGCCAAAATGCTCGGCCGGCCGGTGCGCCTGGTGATGACGCGCCCGCAGACCTTCACCGGCTATGGCGGCCGCGCCGCGACGCGCCAGACGGTGGCGCTCGGCGCGGATGCGGAAGGAAAAATCCAGTCGATCGTGCATCGCGGCGTCAATGAAACGTCGATCGATGGCATGTGGGTGGAGCCGTTGGCCTCGGTTACCTCGATCATGTACGCGACGCCGAACTTTTCGTCCCGGCAGAACGTCGTGCGGGTGAATTCCGTGGTGCCGGGCGCCATGCGCGCGCCGGGCGAGAACCCCTCGGCCTTCGGCATCGAAAGCGCCATCGACGAGCTCGCCTATGAGGTTGGCATCGACCCGCTGGAGATCCGGCTGCGGAACTATGCCGAGCAGGACCCGGAAGTGAAAAAAGCCTGGTCCACCAGGCAGTTGCGCGAGGCTTTTGCCACGGGCGCCGAGCGCTTCGGCTGGGCCAGGCGCTCACCGGAGCCGCGTTCGATGCGCGACGGCAACCATCTGATCGGCTGGGGCGTGGCCGCAGGCACCTATCCGGTGCGGCGCGCCTATGGCGAGGCGATCGTGCGCATCCTGGCCGACGGCTCGGTCGAGGTCGAAAGCTCCTCGATCGACATGGGCCAGGGCACCTACACCATCCTGGCGCAGACGGCGGCCGAGACGGTTGGCGTGCCGGCCGACGACGTCGTGGTGAAGCTGGGCGATTCCCGCTTCCCCCGCGCCGGCGTCGCCGGCGGCTCGCGCCTGGCCGGCGTCATGACGGGCGCCGTCTACAAGGCCGCGACCTCGGCGCTCGACCAGTTGGTCGGGTTGGCGATCAGCGACCCGCGCTCGCCCTTCCATGCGCTGCAGGCCAACACGCTGGTCGTCGCCAATGGCCGCATCACCGCACCGCGTGGCGACGGCCCCGATGTGTCGATCGCCGAGCTCCTCAAAAGCGTCGGCCGCGATCGCATCGAGGCGACAGGCGATACCATGCCGGCCAATTCGAGTGCCGAGGACCGCTACAGGAACTACACCACCATCGCCATGGCGCTGCCGCACACGGAAGGCGATTATTCCCGCCATTCCTGGTGCGCGCATTTCATCGAGGTCCGCGTCGACGAGGATTTCGGCACCGTGCGGGTCTCGCGCGTCGTGTCGGCGCTGGATTCGGGACGGCTCTACAATCCGAAGCTGGCGGAAAGCCAGTGGAAGGGCGGCATCATCATGGGCATCGGCCAAGCGTTGCTGGAAGAAGGCATCATCGACCGCCGCCACGGCCGCATCGTCAACAACAACCTCGCCGACTATCTGGTGCCGACCAATGCCGACATTCCCGACATCGAGGTGATTTCGGTCGGCATCCCCGACCCGCACTCCTCGGTGCTCGGCGGCAAGGGCGTCGGCGAACTGCCCATCGTCGGCGTGGCGCCGGCGATCGCCAACGCGGTGTTCCACGCGACGGGGAAGCGCGTCCGCGATTTGCCGATCACGCTGGAGAAGCTGATCTGA
- a CDS encoding FAD binding domain-containing protein yields MRDFSYLRAASVDAARQAAALPGAMLLAGGTTLIDLAKCGVAEPDSLVDISHLKGLDTIEIDERGAVIGALARMSHVADHAGIKGGFPAVSEALWQAASAQLRNMATVGGNLMQRTRCPYFRDPSNFAACNKREPGSGCSAIGGVTRGHAVLGTSEACIATYPGDLATALVAFDAVVHLGERRVLVDDFFLLPGTTPQKEHAIEPGEMITAIEIPGSAAARRSSYVKVRDRQSYEFAAASAAVGLELEADGRTVRDLRVALGGVATKPWRARTVEEALKGKVLEPEVVRAASLLAVEGAVDHGANHYKIELAPRVVARAILKLGEAA; encoded by the coding sequence ATGAGGGATTTTTCCTATCTTCGCGCCGCCTCGGTCGACGCCGCACGCCAAGCGGCCGCCCTGCCCGGCGCCATGCTGCTGGCCGGCGGCACGACGCTGATCGACCTCGCCAAATGCGGCGTCGCCGAGCCCGATAGCCTGGTCGACATCAGCCATCTCAAGGGGCTCGATACCATCGAGATCGACGAGCGCGGCGCCGTCATCGGCGCGCTCGCCAGGATGAGCCATGTCGCCGACCACGCCGGCATCAAGGGCGGCTTTCCCGCCGTCTCGGAGGCGCTGTGGCAGGCGGCTTCGGCGCAGCTCCGCAACATGGCGACCGTCGGCGGCAATCTGATGCAGCGCACACGCTGCCCCTATTTCCGCGATCCCTCGAATTTTGCCGCCTGCAACAAGCGCGAGCCCGGCAGCGGCTGTTCGGCGATCGGCGGCGTCACCAGGGGCCATGCGGTGCTCGGCACCAGCGAGGCCTGCATCGCCACCTATCCCGGCGACCTCGCCACCGCGCTGGTCGCCTTCGATGCGGTGGTCCATCTCGGAGAACGCCGCGTCTTGGTCGACGACTTTTTCCTGCTGCCCGGCACCACGCCTCAGAAGGAACACGCGATCGAACCGGGCGAGATGATCACCGCCATCGAAATCCCGGGATCCGCCGCCGCCCGCCGCTCGAGCTACGTGAAGGTCCGCGACCGGCAGTCTTACGAGTTCGCCGCCGCCAGTGCCGCCGTCGGCCTCGAACTCGAGGCCGACGGGCGCACCGTCCGCGACCTGCGCGTCGCGCTCGGCGGCGTTGCCACCAAGCCCTGGCGGGCGCGCACCGTGGAAGAGGCGCTTAAAGGCAAGGTGCTGGAGCCTGAGGTTGTCCGCGCGGCCAGCCTGCTCGCCGTCGAGGGCGCCGTCGACCATGGCGCCAACCACTACAAGATCGAGCTCGCGCCGCGCGTGGTGGCCAGAGCGATCCTCAAACTGGGAGAAGCGGCATGA
- a CDS encoding (2Fe-2S)-binding protein, which produces MTNTTIPVHLDINGQPHTLDLEPRVTLLDALRDRLGLTGTKKGCDHGQCGACTVHVDGERVLACLTLAAQAEGRTVTTIEGLAREGELHPVQAAFLDQDAFQCGYCTSGQIMSAVACIREGHAGSDDEIREYMAGNLCRCGAYPHIIAAVRQAALEAAS; this is translated from the coding sequence ATGACGAACACCACAATCCCCGTCCATCTCGATATCAACGGCCAGCCGCATACGCTGGACCTCGAACCGCGCGTCACGCTGCTCGACGCCTTGCGCGACCGCCTCGGCCTGACAGGCACCAAGAAGGGCTGCGACCACGGTCAGTGCGGCGCCTGCACGGTGCATGTCGACGGCGAGCGCGTGCTGGCTTGCCTGACGCTGGCGGCACAGGCCGAAGGCCGCACCGTCACCACCATAGAGGGGCTTGCACGGGAGGGCGAACTGCATCCCGTGCAGGCTGCCTTCCTCGATCAGGACGCCTTCCAGTGCGGCTATTGCACATCTGGCCAGATCATGTCGGCGGTCGCCTGCATCCGCGAAGGCCATGCCGGCTCCGATGACGAGATCCGCGAATACATGGCCGGCAATCTCTGCCGCTGCGGCGCCTATCCGCACATCATCGCCGCCGTGCGCCAGGCAGCGCTGGAGGCCGCGTCATGA
- a CDS encoding TetR/AcrR family transcriptional regulator, protein MAAEPSAIPDQKTAEAKPLRADAQRNRDRLVEVAASVFAERGIDASLEEIARRAGVGIGTLYRHFPTREHLVEVVYRREVEGLCAAADELATKHPSDVALEEWMRRFVDYIATKRGLATSLRILLTANANLYSDTSGRVSAALRQLVEAAVAEGTIRGDVDASDVLHALGGIYSAPDTPDWRDRSRRLVRLLMDGLRFGAAKAR, encoded by the coding sequence TTGGCCGCAGAGCCGTCCGCCATCCCCGACCAGAAGACCGCAGAGGCCAAGCCGTTGCGCGCCGACGCGCAGCGCAACCGCGACCGGCTGGTCGAGGTGGCGGCCTCGGTCTTCGCCGAGCGCGGGATCGATGCCTCGCTGGAGGAGATCGCGCGCCGCGCGGGCGTCGGCATCGGCACGCTCTACCGCCATTTCCCGACGCGCGAGCACCTGGTCGAGGTGGTCTACCGGCGCGAGGTGGAAGGGCTGTGCGCGGCCGCCGACGAACTGGCGACAAAGCATCCGTCCGACGTCGCGCTGGAAGAATGGATGCGGCGCTTCGTCGACTATATCGCCACCAAGCGAGGGCTTGCGACCAGCCTGCGCATCCTGTTGACTGCGAATGCCAATCTCTATTCCGACACGTCGGGTCGGGTCTCGGCGGCGTTGCGGCAATTGGTCGAGGCGGCGGTGGCCGAGGGCACCATCCGTGGCGATGTCGACGCGTCCGACGTGCTGCACGCGCTGGGCGGCATCTATTCGGCGCCCGACACCCCGGATTGGCGCGATCGCTCGCGCCGGCTGGTCCGGCTGCTGATGGACGGATTGCGGTTCGGCGCCGCCAAGGCTAGGTGA
- a CDS encoding bestrophin family protein — MYVGRSYKVMDFALWSRRSVIYMVVVSGLAVAAYRFPGLAGFSVPWSVVLVLGTTVSLVAGFKNSQVFTRSGEALQAFAQITASSRLWSNFCRDFTDAPTAKQLIYRHIAWMTALRFALRRPMPWESMARAANIEYRRRYHVQEDTGSIADELRPLLAEQTEGVLKSPRPAIALLEMQSVQVNGLFKDAKIPPQIYGELTKLIRDFHDQQARCDRIKNNPYPRQYAIVSSMFVMIFCTLLPFGVVPVFAEMGKFGGALSSIAIWLTIPFSTLLGWAYMSLDQVGESSANPFEGNANDVPISQICRDIEIEMRTGLGEVDLPAPLLPVNDIAT; from the coding sequence ATGTATGTGGGCCGTTCCTACAAGGTGATGGATTTCGCGCTCTGGTCGCGGCGCAGCGTCATCTACATGGTGGTGGTGAGCGGACTGGCGGTGGCCGCCTACCGTTTTCCCGGACTTGCCGGGTTCTCGGTGCCGTGGTCTGTCGTGCTGGTGCTCGGCACCACGGTGTCACTGGTTGCGGGCTTCAAGAATTCGCAGGTGTTTACCCGCAGCGGTGAAGCGCTGCAGGCGTTTGCGCAAATCACGGCCAGCAGCCGGTTGTGGTCCAATTTCTGCAGGGACTTCACCGACGCCCCGACAGCGAAGCAACTCATCTATCGCCACATCGCCTGGATGACGGCGCTGCGTTTCGCGCTGCGGCGGCCGATGCCATGGGAATCCATGGCGCGGGCCGCCAATATCGAATACCGGCGGCGTTACCATGTCCAGGAGGATACGGGCTCGATCGCCGACGAATTGCGGCCGTTGCTGGCCGAGCAGACCGAGGGCGTCCTGAAATCGCCCCGCCCGGCGATCGCCTTGCTCGAAATGCAATCGGTGCAGGTCAACGGCTTGTTCAAGGATGCCAAGATTCCTCCGCAGATCTATGGCGAACTGACAAAACTCATCCGCGACTTCCACGACCAGCAGGCGCGCTGCGACCGCATCAAGAACAATCCCTATCCCCGCCAATACGCCATCGTCAGTTCCATGTTCGTCATGATCTTCTGCACGCTGTTGCCGTTCGGCGTCGTTCCGGTCTTCGCCGAGATGGGCAAATTCGGCGGGGCGCTGAGCTCGATCGCGATCTGGCTGACGATCCCGTTCAGCACGCTGCTGGGCTGGGCATACATGTCGCTCGACCAGGTCGGCGAGAGCAGCGCCAACCCTTTCGAGGGCAACGCCAACGATGTGCCGATCTCGCAGATCTGCCGCGACATCGAGATCGAGATGCGGACCGGGCTCGGCGAGGTCGACCTTCCCGCGCCATTGCTGCCTGTCAACGACATCGCGACGTAA
- a CDS encoding DUF899 domain-containing protein has translation MTKQMHTPPIVSQQAWEAARQQLLVKEKATLRAKDALAAERRRMPWMAVEKDYTFEGPNGKASLLDLFEGRRQLIVYRAFFEPGVYGWPDHACRGCSLGADQVSNLAHLNARDTTLAYASRAPQADIARLKKRMGWAMPWYTITDSFDKDFGVDEWHGHNVFIRDGDRIFRTYLINNRGDEAMGTVWSYLDATPLGRQEVWEDSPEGYPQTPTYKWWNWSDNYDADTAPDRKWDEVSAAGEAAFRNKDAQ, from the coding sequence ATGACCAAGCAAATGCACACACCGCCGATCGTTTCCCAGCAAGCATGGGAGGCGGCGCGCCAGCAGTTGCTCGTAAAGGAGAAGGCGACGCTCCGCGCCAAGGACGCACTGGCCGCCGAGCGCCGGCGCATGCCGTGGATGGCCGTCGAGAAGGATTACACGTTCGAAGGCCCCAACGGAAAAGCGAGCCTGCTCGACCTGTTCGAGGGCCGCCGCCAGCTGATCGTCTACCGCGCCTTCTTCGAGCCGGGTGTGTATGGTTGGCCCGATCACGCCTGCCGCGGCTGCTCGCTGGGCGCCGACCAGGTCTCCAACCTCGCTCATCTCAACGCCCGTGACACCACGCTGGCCTACGCCTCGCGTGCGCCGCAGGCCGACATTGCGCGGCTGAAGAAGCGGATGGGCTGGGCAATGCCCTGGTACACCATCACCGACAGCTTCGACAAAGACTTCGGCGTCGACGAATGGCACGGCCACAACGTCTTCATCCGCGACGGGGACCGCATCTTCCGCACTTATCTGATCAACAACCGCGGCGACGAGGCGATGGGCACCGTCTGGAGCTACCTCGACGCCACGCCGCTCGGCCGCCAGGAGGTCTGGGAGGACTCGCCCGAAGGCTATCCGCAGACCCCGACCTACAAATGGTGGAACTGGAGCGACAACTACGACGCCGACACCGCGCCGGACAGGAAATGGGACGAAGTGTCTGCTGCCGGCGAGGCGGCGTTCCGCAACAAGGACGCCCAGTAG